One Prunus dulcis chromosome 7, ALMONDv2, whole genome shotgun sequence DNA segment encodes these proteins:
- the LOC117634933 gene encoding uncharacterized protein LOC117634933: protein MGVKTLQPTLQVFSTLPPPSSSSSSSSPTLSSIMKIKTLIHTIIFSHVCRAIRYLNKAKSKAASIFIQILRESQPMQLIYPTKKTKIKKKTKKIFFGSFRLHYNWCSSTHVLPVPARVYEGLTASTHLYYDSTWNSVISTDAQQCEENHGPESQLSGYLQWLEEEKLRGKNNSMADEIDVNEIDKLADLFIAQSHEKFILEKQESYRRFQEMNARSM, encoded by the coding sequence ATGGGAGTGAAAACCCTCCAACCAACGCTTCAAGTTTTCTCTACCTTACCACCaccctcctcttcttcttcttcttcatctcctaCCTTAAGCTCCATCATGAAGATCAAAACCCTAATCCACACCATCATTTTCTCGCACGTGTGCCGCGCAATTCGGTACCTCAACAAGGCCAAATCCAAAGCAGCATCCATTTTTATCCAGATTCTCAGAGAGAGCCAACCCATGCAACTTATCTACCCTACTAAAAAAACCAAGATCAAGAAAAAGACGAAGAAGATCTTCTTTGGATCATTTCGACTGCACTACAATTGGTGCTCTTCCACGCACGTGTTGCCTGTGCCGGCACGTGTCTACGAAGGATTAACAGCAAGCACCCATTTGTACTATGATTCAACATGGAATTCAGTGATTTCCACTGATGCTCAGCAATGTGAGGAAAATCATGGGCCTGAGTCACAGCTCTCCGGGTACCTCCAATGGCTTGAGGAGGAGAAGCTCCGTGGTAAGAACAATTCTATGGCTGATGAGATAGATGTGAATGAGATTGATAAGCTAGCAGATTTGTTCATTGCTCAAAGCCATGAGAAGTTCATATTGGAGAAGCAGGAATCTTACAGAAGATTCCAAGAAATGAATGCCAGAAGCATGTGA